One Myxococcaceae bacterium JPH2 genomic window, CCAATACGTGGGCATCTCGCACATGCACGCGGACCACATGGGCAACGCCCTCGCGTTCCCCCAGGCCACCTGGTTCGTCAACGAGGCCGAGCTGAAGCGTGCCCAATCCCTGTCGTCCCCCGCCATCGGCGTGAACCCCGCGCTGGTGAAGGGCCACGCGAAGGCGAAGACGACCTACGTCGACCTGGACCAGGACGTGTTCGGCGACGGCACCGTGCGACTCATCAAGGCGCCGGGCCACACGGTGGGCCACCGCGTGCTGATGGTGAAGCTGGCCAAGACGGGCGCCGTCATCCTGTCCGGCGACCTGTTCCACACGCGGGAGAACTTCGAGAAGTCGCTCGTGCCGCCCTTCAACGACAGCCGCGCGGACACGCTGGCGTCCATCGACCGCATCAACCGCCTGATGCGCAACTCGGGCGCGCGGCTGGTGGTGCAGCACGAGTGGGCGGACTTCAACGCCCTGCCCAAGTTCCCCGCGTATCTGGAGTAGGCACCCGCGAACACCGCACCGGATGGCCCACCGCCGTCCGGTGCGTCACGCTGGCGTGCCCCAATGGGCAAGTCGACGGTCGAGGGCGCGCGGCTAGAGTGGTGGCGCCATGACCTTCAAGACCGCCGACCTCTGTGACACCCACGGCAGCGCGCCCCACTTCCAGGTCGCCTCCCCCGGACTGCTCGACTACGGCGGGCGTCGCGCGTTCTTCGGCCCCATCAGCACCGTGCACGCGCTGGAGGACAACTCGCTCGTGCGGCGCGCGCTGGAAGAGGAAGGGCGAGGCCGCGTGCTGGTGGTGGACGGCGGCGGCAGCCTGCGGTGCGCGCTGGTGGGAGACCAGCTCGCGCTGCTCGCCGAGCGCAACGGCTGGGCCGGGGTGGTGGTGAACGGCTGCATCCGAGACGCGGACGACGTGGCTCGCATCGCGGTGGGCGTCAAAGCGCTGGGCACCCACCCCCGCAAGAGCCTCAAGCGCAACGAGGGCGAGCGCGACGTGGAGGTCCGCTTCGCGGGCGTCACCTTCCGGCCGGGGCAGCACCTCTACGCGGACTCGGACGGCCTCGTGGTCTCCGACACGGCGCTGTCCTGAGCGACGCGTCACCGCCGGTGAGACCCTGCCCGCTTCCCGTGTCGGTGGGGAGCCAGCCAGGCCCACTTTGACTGCCTCCTGGGCCACGAGAGTGATAAGGGGCGCCCCCCCATGCGTGCCTGCGGACTCGACTTCGGAACCAGCAACACCGCCGCCGCACTCCCTGACGGGACCGTGCTGCCCCTGCAGCCCCACACGACGGAGCCGCGCCTGTTCCGCTCCGTCCTCTTCTTCCCGGACGAAGAGCAGAACTTCTACGCCGGGGCGGACGCCATCCAGCGCTACCTGGAGGACAACACCGGACGCTTCATCCAGT contains:
- the rraA gene encoding ribonuclease E activity regulator RraA, whose translation is MTFKTADLCDTHGSAPHFQVASPGLLDYGGRRAFFGPISTVHALEDNSLVRRALEEEGRGRVLVVDGGGSLRCALVGDQLALLAERNGWAGVVVNGCIRDADDVARIAVGVKALGTHPRKSLKRNEGERDVEVRFAGVTFRPGQHLYADSDGLVVSDTALS